The Fluviispira sanaruensis sequence GCTTTTACATAAAGTGCACCTTTTCCATCTCTTAGATTTTTTACACCATAGCGATAAGCAGTGAGTGAACCATTTGTAACAAAATCATCTGAACTGATTTGTGAGATATTATTATCACCATAACTCATACTAAAAATATGGTTTTTATTTGACTCTTCAGAGCCACCCAAGGAGTCGACAAAGTTTTGGAAAGTCTGAACATTATCTTCTTGCTGGATAATATTATATCCAGTTAAAAAGGCGCGGGGAGCAACGCCAGATCCGCCATAACCTAAATTACTGCGCATACCAATAATTCCTGCAACCATCGTCCCATGATCGTCTTTATCTTGTGCTATAGGTGAAGGATCGTGCTTTTGGAGTCTGTTTTCTCTGAAATTTAATGATATTGGCAGCTCCTGACTGTTTCTATCATTTCTTACCACATTGTCTTTTAATGAACGATGCTTTATTTCAAGCCCAGTATCAACAACAGCTACGTTAACTCCATAACCACTGAGACAATCTTCTTTCAATACGCTTGCGACATTTATATCTTCGCCAGAAACTCCAGGATTGGATGCGAATGCTTTTTGCCCCGTATTCTTTAAATGCCATTGGTATTTACCTAGGGGATTTAATTTTTCATTTGCTAAATCTGTACAAAACTTTGGAGACTTTAATTCTGAGATATCATTCTCAACATCAAGTGATTCAGATCTATTTGCAAATTGCAGTTCTGCTTGATTGGAACCCTTTCCACACGATGATAGGAAAGAAATAGAAACGACTGATACCGAAAGCAATGCTGTGCAGTTCTTGTATAAACCCATAAAAACACTCCGTTTTCTGAGAAATATTCATATTATCTAATGTATTGACTGGATAGCCAAAATATAAAAGTTCATACGGTTTGTCAAATTTTTATGGTTGGTTTTTAAAAGAAATATTTTGAGAGAAATTTGGTGTCCTCAACTACTATAATAGTACAATAAATATTGTTAAAAACACAAATGACTCTACTCTTTATATTATTAATTTAAAAATAATTAATTTTAATAGATGGGATTTACTTAATAAAAATGGATAAATGCATTGCGAAAACAAAATTAAATGTGACAATTCATAAATAATATTAAATTAATATATTTTATTTTTTTTTAAAATTTACCAAATTACAAGATCTACTTTCTCATCCCATTGATCAATGGGTAAGCTATCAAAAATAAATTTTTCTGAGGGTAAGCAAAATACCGTTGTTACATTATTCTTAAATTTATTAAGAAATCTATCATAATAACCGCCTCCGTAGCCAAGTCGATAACCGTCCTGCGACGCTGCTAAACCTGGAACAAATAACAATAGTGGCGGCTTATTCTCCGAATAAAAAAAGCAATGTTCTTCGCTTTTTTCTTTTATTCCATATTTATTTTCAATATATTCTGTTTTTCCATCCCCGAATTCAAACCACATTATTTGATTATCTTCTGTTATAGCAGGAAATAGCCAGGTTTCTGAAGCAAAACAAGCAATATCGAGTTCATTGCGAATTGGAAAATAACAAGCCACCTTAATTTTATTTTCTTGCTCTTTCTTCTTTAATTCTTGCACAGTTAATTTTAACAAATCTAATGCCCTAAAAAATTGCCGCGCTCCCCAATCTTGTGGTTTAGAGTTTTCTGCAAGAACTTTTCTTTCTTCGATAAGTATTTTTCTCAATTCCGTCTTTTTCATTGAAACATCTAAGCTATTTTGATTTGCGGAAAGGATTTGGCTTAAATTTCTCATTTCTGTCTTGTCGCCTCCTTGTAATTAGAATAACCTAAGTATCGTTTGTTAACCTCTTTCAAGGAGAAATGCCATGGCATTGTCGGATACACTTGTAAAAATGTCACCTGTAAAAGGTGAGTACTATCTAGTTGAACGCGAGAAAATAGATGATCTCTATCGCAATGCAGGACATGGGGACGAAGATGAAGTTCCTAATTTCATTACTATCGATGGCAAAGAATGTCTCTTTACCGAAAATTTTATAGAAAAAGATGGTAAAGAATATGAAATCGTCATGGTTGCAAACGGATTTTCTTGGGAAGATATTATTATTTATGATGAAGATGAAGATGAATAATTTATAACATGGTAGCTACTCTTTCTTTTTTAGGCAAAGAACTGGCAGCAAACCTTGCTATTGAAAAACCCCTACATGTCTATCATGAATTGGGGTCTTCTATTCTTTTATCTCAAAATATTATTTTAAATAATAATATCCTCATCCGTAGTGAAAATCTTGAAGCACTTAAATTTCTACATATCTCTCATACCAAATTTAATATTATTTATATAGATCCTCCATATAATACAGGATTAAAATTAACTTATAAAGATAATTTTAAATCTCCTTTAGAAAATCAGGATGCTTGGCTTTGCATGATTTATCCACGTATTATTTTAGCACATAAAATTTTGCAGGAGAATGGTGTTATTTTTGTTTCAATAGATGATCGTGAAAATGCAAATTTAACAATCTTAATGCGTGAAGTTTTTGGTATCAATAATCATATTGGCACTATTAAGTGGCGCAAAAAAAATAAGCCCTCATTCTTGGATAAACATTTAGGGAGCGTCATTGAATATATTCTTGTTTTTGCAAAAAATAAGAAAAAATTATTGAAATTAGTTGGAGAAAAAAGCACTGAAATAAGCCGCCCTGTACTCAATTTTACCAACCCAATTTCAAACCGCATCTTACTTGCCGGAACAAAAGCCAAATGTAAAGATGGGGTTTATCCAAAAGGGATGTACACAAATCGCACTCTCAGTTTAGAACTAAAACAAGAAGCTGTGATTAAAAATGGAACACTATTACAAAGCACTGAAGTCAGCGGTAAATTCAGAGTATCCCAAGAAATTCTTGACAAAAGTGTTTTTATTACAAAAACTTTTGGCTTAAGAAGAAGTATTCTTGAAAGTGAACAGGTACAGAGGCACGCTACAGATGACGCCACCCTCAATTTTGAAAGCAATGAAGATGCTGAAACGCAACTAAAATCTTTATTCAACGGAGAAAAAGTCTTTGACTTTCCAAAACCTGTTGGACTTTTAAAACATCTCATATCTATGTATCAAACAGAAAATGAAAATGAAAAAATTCTCTGCCTTGATTTCTTTGCTGGCAGTGCAACTCTTGCCCAAGCTGTCTATGATTTGAATTTTATAAAACAAAATAAATATTTATTTTGTTGTGTACAAAGTGATGAAAAAATAAATAAATCTGTAAATTATAACGGTTTACACACAGTCGCTGATATAGCACAACAACGCATAAAAGCTATTGAAGAGAAGTACAAAATTTTTCCTAGATGCAAAATTTTCACAACAAAAAGTCAAAAAAATTAATACTTATTATTGATATTAAAGAATTATTAATTCAAAATATATCTCAGCGATAGAATTTACGTATTTGAAGGGAAAAAAATGCTTTTTTCAAGGCTTATAAATATAAATTGTCTTATATACTCTTTATCTATAATAAGTTTAATTTGCTCATGGAAGAGCTTTTCTCAACCATTAGATGATCAAAGAAAATCAATAAAAATTGAAGGTGAACCAGAAGGAGCTGATGTTTCTGATATCCCCCTATCTCCTTTCGAATATGATTTTGATTCTTTCAATACAGGCTTTATGCCAGAAAAAGAACTAATTAATTTATTAGACAGACCAGAAGAGTTAACAGGAATGTCACAAAAAGAATTATCATTAGAATTTGATATGAAAAAATAAGGGGTTTTTATGTTAAATGATATATTTATGATGTATCGGAATGGTGAAGTCATCCCTTATGTACTACTCGCAATTGTTGCTGTTGGATATATAATCATCTTCGAAAAATTTATTGTTCTTCAATTTGTTTACCGCATAAATTTTGAAAAATACAATACACAAATGAAAAAAATGCTCACTGCAAATGATATGGAAAGAGCTAGAAATTTTAGTCGTGCAACTTCGAGAACGACTGTCCCCATGCTTGCTATCAAAGCTATCGATGCTTATGAAACCGATCCCATGCGTGTTCGTTCTGCAGTCTCTGAAGAGAGCTTAAGATTTTTCCCACGCATACGTAGACGTATCAACCAACTACCGAATTTAGCAGCCACCTGTGTGCTTTTAGGCGCCATTGCCGCAGTTCAGGGAATTTGGGGTTCATTTCATATGGTCGAAGGTCTTGAGCTCGGAATAAAAAGCTTTGCCTTTTCTTCTGGACTTTCCCATGCATTGTTACCTTTGACTATCTCCCTCGTGTCAGCTGTTGTCCTTATGTTACCTTTTGGAATTTTGGACGCAATTGCTTGGAGACTTGAAGCAGAAATGGAACACAGTTTATGTGTAATTCTTAATATTCTATCACCAGAAATGCAACCAATGTTTGCGGGTGGTGGTGGTAGCTCATCAAACAATAACAATTCAAATGATGATTCGCAGGGCGGAGGATATTCTCCTTCTTCTGGTGGCATGGATTCGGATGACGACATGGATGACAAACCAAGGAGAGCAGGAAATGAAAGCGGGGCGGGTAGTCTACAAGAAGTTCCTGACGAAGAAGAAATTATCTAGCTTTGGGTGGACACATTGGGGTTTTGCTCTCATTGTGACCGTCGGTCTTGGAATTTTATTTACATTTATAGAACTGGTAAAAATGCATGATAGAAAAGTTGTTTTTTTTAATATCAGAACTGTAAATACAGAATACTCAAAAACGGAACCCATTAAAAATGAAGCTGTTCTCACAAATAATTCACCTGTTTTTGTATTCTTGAAAGACAATGTATTATTTGGTTCATTAAAAAGTATAATAGCACCTCAACCAAATGATGATGTACTTATATTAGGCGAAAATTGGAAAGAGGATTTTCTTGAAAAGATAAGTTTTTACAAAAATAAAAGATTAATATTTCCCGCAAAAGTCTTTGGCATTGTTTTTGAAAGAAGTCTTACTTATGAAAAACATGCAGAAATATTACAACAAGCTTTCGAAGTCATAACTCTCGAAAATCAAATTTTAGGAAAATCTCCTTTAAAAAAATCATATCCAGCAATTGTTTTTTTAGATGCAATTAAGTCTCCATGAGGAAGTAAATGTTTACGAGAGCAACCAAAAAATTTGGAGTTTGGAAAGAAGAAAGAGAGAGCTCTAAAATTTTTTATTTAGTTACATCTCGTCACTTTTTCTTTTCTCTTGCCATTGCTGCATTTGTAAGCTGGATAATATTTCTTATAACTATTAAAGTTCGTCAAGAATTTTATGTCATGGAATCTACAACAAGAACGTTTACAAAATTCAAAAATCTTAAAAAAATAAATCCTGGATTTTATTTTACGGAAAGAAGATCAGCACTTTCTATTTTATTAATTCTAGATAAAGAATCAGGATTTAAAATTTTTTTTGATACTGGAAAATCTTTTTACCTACCTAAACAAGCAAATGAATTTTTAATGTATCTTGAAGAGCGAAGACAAAATATTATGTTAACATCAATGCTCATGCGTATAGAAGATCGTTCCATATCAAGAGTAAAAATATGGTCTGACAACAATGTTTCATTTAAAGATATTCGCTATATTATGAAATTATTTTCACAATATGGTTACGATGATTTTGATTTCGTAGTCGAGAGGTAATCTCTATGGCAGGAAATTATTTTAAAGGAATGAAAAGAAAAAAAATCTTATCGGATAACGCATATCTTCATTTAGTCGTTTTCCAAACCGGATCAATCCAAGTTGAAAAAAAATTGAAAATCTCTTCATT is a genomic window containing:
- a CDS encoding 5-formyltetrahydrofolate cyclo-ligase; amino-acid sequence: MRNLSQILSANQNSLDVSMKKTELRKILIEERKVLAENSKPQDWGARQFFRALDLLKLTVQELKKKEQENKIKVACYFPIRNELDIACFASETWLFPAITEDNQIMWFEFGDGKTEYIENKYGIKEKSEEHCFFYSENKPPLLLFVPGLAASQDGYRLGYGGGYYDRFLNKFKNNVTTVFCLPSEKFIFDSLPIDQWDEKVDLVIW
- a CDS encoding MotA/TolQ/ExbB proton channel family protein, which translates into the protein MLNDIFMMYRNGEVIPYVLLAIVAVGYIIIFEKFIVLQFVYRINFEKYNTQMKKMLTANDMERARNFSRATSRTTVPMLAIKAIDAYETDPMRVRSAVSEESLRFFPRIRRRINQLPNLAATCVLLGAIAAVQGIWGSFHMVEGLELGIKSFAFSSGLSHALLPLTISLVSAVVLMLPFGILDAIAWRLEAEMEHSLCVILNILSPEMQPMFAGGGGSSSNNNNSNDDSQGGGYSPSSGGMDSDDDMDDKPRRAGNESGAGSLQEVPDEEEII
- a CDS encoding DNA methyltransferase, which translates into the protein MVATLSFLGKELAANLAIEKPLHVYHELGSSILLSQNIILNNNILIRSENLEALKFLHISHTKFNIIYIDPPYNTGLKLTYKDNFKSPLENQDAWLCMIYPRIILAHKILQENGVIFVSIDDRENANLTILMREVFGINNHIGTIKWRKKNKPSFLDKHLGSVIEYILVFAKNKKKLLKLVGEKSTEISRPVLNFTNPISNRILLAGTKAKCKDGVYPKGMYTNRTLSLELKQEAVIKNGTLLQSTEVSGKFRVSQEILDKSVFITKTFGLRRSILESEQVQRHATDDATLNFESNEDAETQLKSLFNGEKVFDFPKPVGLLKHLISMYQTENENEKILCLDFFAGSATLAQAVYDLNFIKQNKYLFCCVQSDEKINKSVNYNGLHTVADIAQQRIKAIEEKYKIFPRCKIFTTKSQKN